Proteins from one Salarias fasciatus chromosome 14, fSalaFa1.1, whole genome shotgun sequence genomic window:
- the LOC115400898 gene encoding ubiquitin-associated and SH3 domain-containing protein B-like produces the protein MAAKEDLYSKILPRRLRQSRLGSMKSGSSLDVLLSMGFPRPRALKALVSTGGRSVQAACDWLFSHVDDPFLDDPLPREFVLYLRPSGPLQNQLSHFWQQSRVTCGKNKAHNIFPHITLCQFFMCADHKVEALCEALQATVQQWRGRFPSPLPLELYTSSNFIGLFVEEQVADVLKQFAADFATEAARKAEVHVEPHKKQLHVTLAYNFPSDHLPALEKLAKGIEVKLGCDWLAVLFSRDIRFANHETLRVMYPYVPQNDDELELLPGDFVFMSAVDQSSTSEGWVYGSSLATGLSGLLPENYVSLADESDTWVFHGSHSFFSCGPADRTSKDRGMFDGLLDSRRPENTSPGDTPTLSLICHPMQVLRISGGHSRQPKRTLLVCRHGERMDVVFGKHWLSLCSDSKGGYVRSNLNMPPSLPLWGGQRDYDMDAPITVLGSSQARLVGEALLESSTVLDLVYCSPSLRCVQTAQNILKGLQQEGKLKLRVEPGLFEWTKWVSGTSLPAWIPPAELAAAHFSVDTTYRPLIPVSKLTVSESYENYMSRSFQVTKDILSDCRNTGNNVLIVAHASSLEACTRQLQGRSPQSAKDFIQVVRKIPYLGLCACEEQGDSGVWQMVEPPILPLTHGPNHTFDWRETLLQE, from the exons ACTCAAAGCGCTGGTGTCAACTGGAGGTCGGAGTGTGCAGGCGGCATGTGACTG GCTCTTCTCCCACGTGGACGACCCCTTCCTGGACGACCCTCTGCCCCGGGAGTTCGTCCTGTACCTGCGGCCCAGTGGGcccctgcagaaccagctctCGCATTTCTGGCAGCAGAGTCGTGTCACGTGTGGCAAAAACAAAGCGCACAACATTTTCCCTCATATCACACTCTGCCAGTTCTTCATG TGTGCAGACCACAAAGTGGAAGCTCTCTGCGAGGCCCTGCAGGCCACCGTCCAGCAGTGGCGGGGTCGTTTCCCCAGCCCGCTGCCCCTGGAGCTCTACACCTCCTCCAACTTTATCGGCCTCTTCgtggaggagcaggtggccGACGTGCTGAAACAGTTCGCGGCTGACTTCGCCACTGAGGCGGCCAGGAAAGCAG AGGTGCATGTGGAGCCTCACAAGAAGCAGCTCCATGTGACCCTGGCCTATAACTTCCCCTCCGATCACCTCCCTGCTCTGGAGAAACTGGCCAAAGGCATCGAGGTGAAGCTGGGCTGCGATTGGCTGGCTGTTCTCTTCTCCCGGGACATTCGCTTCGCCAATCACGAG ACCCTGCGGGTGATGTACCCCTACGTCCCGCAGAACGACGacgagctggagctgctccctGGGGACTTCGTCTTCATGTCTGCGGTGGATCAGAGCAGCACCAGCGAGGGCTGGGTGTACGGGTCCTCGCTGGCCACGGGGCTGTCCGGCCTGCTGCCGGAGAACTACGTCAGCCTGGCCGATGAGTCTGACACCTGGGTGTTTCACGG CTCCCACTCCTTCTTCAGTTGTGGGCCTGCTGACAGGACCAGTAAAGACCGGGGGATGTTCGATGGGCTGCTGGACAGCCGTCGCCCCGAGAACACCAGTCCTGGAGACACGCCCACCCTCAGCCTCATCTGCCACCCCATGCAG GTCCTGCGGATCAGCGGCGGTCACTCTCGACAGCCCAAACGGACACTTTTGGTGTGCCGACACGGCGAGAGGATGGATGTGGTGTTTGGAAAACACTGGCTTTCACTGTGCTCCGACAGCAAAG GAGGATACGTGCGGTCCAACCTGAACATGCCCCCCAGCCTGCCCCTGTGGGGGGGTCAGAGAGACTACGACATGGATGCTCCCATCACTGTGCTGGGCTCGTCTCAGGCCCGCCTGGTCG GAGAAGctctgctggagagcagcacCGTGCTGGACCTGGTGTACTGTTCTCCATCCCTGCGCTGCGTCCAGACCGCGCAGAACATCCTGAAAG gtctgcagcaggaggggaaGCTGAAGCTCCGTGTGGAGCCGGGACTCTTCGAGTGGACCAAGTGGGTGTCCGGGACCTCCCTGCCCGCCTGGATCCCCCCCGCAGAGCTGGCTGCTGCCCACTTCAGCGTGGACACCACCTACAG GCCCCTCATCCCGGTCAGTAAGCTGACCGTGTCCGAGTCCTACGAGAACTACATGAGCCGGAGCTTCCAGGTGACCAAAGACATCCTGTcagactgcagaaacactg gaaACAACGTCCTGATTGTCGCTCACGCCTCATCTCTGGAGGCGTGCACACGGCAGCTGCAGGGACGCAGCCCGCAGAGCGCCAAGGACTTCATCCAGGTGGTCCGGAAG ATCCCGTACCTGGGTCTCTGCGCCTGTGAGGAACAGGGCGACTCAGGGGTCTGGCAGATGGTGGAGCCCCCCATCCTGCCCCTCACACATGGACCCAACCACACCTTCGACTGGAGGGAGACCCTCCTGCAGGAGTGA